The following proteins come from a genomic window of Nicotiana tomentosiformis chromosome 12, ASM39032v3, whole genome shotgun sequence:
- the LOC138902829 gene encoding uncharacterized protein, with amino-acid sequence MHKTLRVMRAIGMEAMVLASYLLKEVAYSFFELLEESCEEGSPPARWSKFANGFIDNFLPTETKAARAAEFESLRQGHMSVWDYHMRFPRKSKYVIYILPTMEARVRMFVPGLSHLVINEVATGSLNSDMNYRKMVAFSQSTETSKLKN; translated from the coding sequence atgcacaagactctccgagttatgcgtgctattgGGATGGAAGCAATGGTGTTGGCCTCCTACCTCCTGAAAGAGGTAGCATATTCTTTTTTTGAGCTGTTAGAGGAGTcctgtgaggaggggagccctccggcaaggtggagtAAGTTTGCCAACGGGTTCATTGATAATTTCTTGCctaccgagactaaggcagctcgtgccgcCGAGTTTGAGAGCCTAAGACAAGGACACATGAgcgtgtgggattaccatatgagatttccGCGCAAGTCCAAGTATGTCATTTACAtattgcctactatggaggctagagtgcgcatGTTTGTGCCGGGCCTCAGCcacttggttattaatgaggtcgCTACAGgttccttgaattctgatatgaactataggaagatggtggcattttctcaatcCACAGAGACCAGCAAATTGAAGAAttga